Proteins encoded together in one Catellatospora citrea window:
- the uvrC gene encoding excinuclease ABC subunit UvrC: MADPSQYRPAPGTIPDAPGVYRFRDDQGRIIYVGKAKSLRSRLNSYFADVWTLHQRTQQMVTTAAGVDWVVVGTEVEALQLEYSWIKEYDPRFNVKYRDDKSYPYLAVTLDEEYPRLLVMRGAKRKGVRYFGPYSHAWAIRETLDLLLRIFPARTCSAGVFKRAGQIGRPCLLGDIGKCSAPCVGRVSAAEHRGIVEDFCDFMAGRTENMQRRLEKEMQEASAAMEYERAARLRDDLVALRRAMEKQSIVLSDGTDADVVAFADDPLEAAVQVFHVRDGRVRGQRGWIVDKTEELSIGDLVHHFCTQIYGGETGESDVPRELLVPELPADADALTDWLSQHRGTRVSMRVPQRGDKKTLMETVARNALQALAQHKLRRAGDLTARSKALEEIEDALGLAAAPLRIECFDISQIQGTDVVSSMVVFEDGVPKKADYRRFIIKGATDDVSAISEVMRRRFARHLAEGPADPTEEAAAGRPRRFAYPPQLVVVDGGAPQVNAAAAVLTELGVTDVAVCGLAKRLEEVWLPDDSMPIILPRTAEGLYLLQRVRDEAHRFAIRFHRERRSARMTASDLDSVPGLGDIRRKALLRHFGSLKRLSAASVEEIAEVPGIGPRTAVAVLTALGVPPQTAVPESGAAPPAPSGTPPTSDQPQPGEPSADPVTPPQAAPVRGATLATAEETGTPG, encoded by the coding sequence GTGGCTGATCCGTCCCAGTACCGGCCCGCGCCGGGCACGATTCCCGACGCGCCGGGTGTGTACCGGTTCCGCGACGACCAGGGCCGGATCATCTACGTCGGCAAGGCCAAGAGCCTGCGCAGCCGCCTGAACTCCTACTTCGCCGACGTCTGGACGCTGCACCAGCGCACCCAGCAGATGGTCACCACCGCCGCCGGCGTGGACTGGGTCGTCGTCGGGACCGAGGTCGAAGCGCTGCAGCTGGAGTATTCCTGGATCAAGGAGTACGACCCCCGCTTCAACGTGAAGTACCGCGACGACAAGTCGTACCCGTACCTCGCGGTCACCCTCGACGAGGAGTATCCGCGGCTGCTGGTGATGCGCGGGGCCAAGCGCAAGGGCGTGCGCTACTTCGGGCCGTACTCGCACGCCTGGGCCATCCGGGAGACCCTCGACCTGCTGCTGCGCATCTTCCCCGCGCGCACCTGCTCGGCGGGCGTGTTCAAGCGGGCGGGCCAGATCGGCCGGCCGTGCCTGCTCGGCGACATCGGCAAGTGCTCGGCGCCGTGCGTCGGCCGGGTCAGCGCGGCCGAGCACCGCGGCATCGTCGAGGACTTCTGCGACTTCATGGCCGGGCGCACCGAGAACATGCAGCGCCGCCTGGAGAAGGAGATGCAGGAGGCGTCGGCCGCGATGGAGTACGAGCGCGCCGCGCGGCTGCGCGACGACCTGGTGGCGCTGCGCCGGGCCATGGAGAAGCAGTCGATCGTGCTCTCCGACGGCACCGACGCCGACGTGGTCGCCTTCGCCGACGACCCCCTCGAAGCCGCGGTGCAGGTCTTCCACGTCCGGGACGGGCGGGTGCGCGGCCAGCGCGGCTGGATCGTGGACAAGACCGAGGAGCTGAGCATCGGCGACCTCGTGCACCACTTCTGCACGCAGATCTACGGCGGCGAGACCGGCGAGTCCGACGTGCCACGCGAGCTGCTCGTGCCGGAGCTGCCCGCCGACGCCGACGCGCTGACCGACTGGCTGTCGCAGCACCGGGGCACCCGGGTCAGCATGCGGGTGCCGCAGCGCGGCGACAAGAAGACGCTGATGGAGACCGTCGCCCGCAACGCCCTGCAGGCGCTCGCCCAGCACAAGCTGCGCCGCGCCGGCGACCTCACCGCCCGCAGCAAGGCCCTGGAGGAGATCGAGGACGCGCTCGGGCTGGCCGCGGCCCCGCTGCGGATCGAGTGCTTCGACATCTCGCAGATCCAGGGCACCGACGTGGTGTCCAGCATGGTGGTCTTCGAGGACGGCGTGCCGAAGAAGGCCGACTACCGGCGGTTCATCATCAAGGGCGCGACCGACGACGTGTCGGCGATCAGCGAGGTGATGCGGCGGCGGTTCGCCCGCCATCTCGCGGAGGGCCCGGCGGACCCGACCGAGGAGGCCGCCGCGGGGCGGCCCCGGCGGTTCGCGTACCCGCCGCAGCTGGTCGTGGTCGACGGCGGCGCGCCGCAGGTCAACGCGGCGGCAGCGGTGCTCACCGAGCTGGGCGTCACCGACGTGGCGGTGTGCGGGCTGGCCAAGCGGCTGGAGGAGGTCTGGCTGCCCGACGACTCGATGCCGATCATCCTGCCCCGCACCGCCGAGGGTCTGTACCTGCTGCAGCGGGTCCGTGACGAGGCGCACCGCTTCGCCATCCGTTTCCACCGTGAGCGGCGCTCCGCCCGGATGACCGCCTCCGACCTCGACAGCGTGCCGGGCCTGGGCGACATCCGGCGCAAGGCGCTGCTGCGCCACTTCGGCTCGCTGAAGCGGCTGTCGGCGGCCAGCGTCGAGGAGATCGCCGAGGTGCCCGGCATCGGCCCGCGCACCGCCGTGGCGGTGCTCACCGCCCTCGGCGTGCCGCCGCAGACGGCGGTGCCGGAGAGCGGGGCGGCACCGCCGGCCCCGTCCGGCACGCCGCCGACCTCGGACCAGCCGCAGCCGGGCGAGCCGTCCGCCGACCCGGTGACGCCGCCGCAGGCCGCACCTGTCCGGGGTGCGACGCTGGCCACAGCGGAGGAGACCGGCACGCCTGGCTAG
- a CDS encoding Rieske (2Fe-2S) protein, with protein MSDVTTSGATSRRVLLASAGAVGAGALLAACGSEAPATTGPTGAAASPPAGGQAVGAGTVLGKAADIPVGGGVIFKEQGVVVTQPTAGQYVGFSAICTHQACPVSQVEAGKIKCQCHFSEFSITDGSVISPPAPRALDKKEIKVENGEIKIA; from the coding sequence ATGAGTGACGTGACCACGTCCGGCGCGACCTCGCGCCGGGTCCTGCTGGCCTCCGCGGGCGCGGTGGGCGCCGGCGCCCTGCTCGCCGCCTGCGGCTCCGAGGCGCCCGCGACCACCGGACCCACCGGCGCGGCGGCGAGCCCGCCGGCCGGCGGCCAGGCGGTCGGCGCGGGCACCGTGCTGGGCAAGGCCGCGGACATCCCGGTCGGCGGTGGGGTGATCTTCAAGGAGCAGGGCGTCGTCGTCACCCAGCCGACCGCGGGCCAGTACGTGGGTTTCAGCGCCATCTGCACGCACCAGGCCTGCCCGGTGAGCCAGGTCGAGGCTGGCAAGATCAAGTGCCAGTGTCATTTCAGCGAGTTCTCGATCACCGACGGCTCCGTGATCAGCCCGCCGGCCCCCCGCGCGCTGGACAAGAAGGAGATCAAGGTCGAGAACGGTGAGATCAAGATCGCCTGA
- the uvrA gene encoding excinuclease ABC subunit UvrA translates to MSDRLIIRGAREHNLRDVSLDLPREKMIVFTGLSGSGKSSLAFDTIFAEGQRRYVESLSSYARQFLGQMDKPDVDFIEGLSPAVSIDQKSTSRNPRSTVGTITEVYDYLRLLFARVGQPHCPVCGHLISRQSPQQIVDRVLAMAEGTRFQVLAPVIRGRKGEYLDLFSDLQSKGFARVRVDGVVHPLGEVPKLAKQKKHDIEVVVDRLAVKESSKQRLTDSVETALGLAGGIVIMDFVDLPEDDEHRERKFSENLACPNEHQLGIEDLEPRVFSFNSPYGACPECTGLGTKKEVDSELVVPDPEKSLAEGAISPWAGGQTQEYFSRLLEALGEENGFDMDTPWRAISARGQKLILHGAENQVHVRYRNKYGRERSYYSGFEGVIPWLERRHSDTESEWSREKYEGYMREVPCSVCAGTRLKPEVLAVTLDGRNIAELCALSVGEAAVVLAGLELDDRQRFIAERVLKEINARLRFLVDVGLDYLSLNRPSGSLSGGEAQRIRLATQIGSGLVGVLYVLDEPSIGLHQRDNHRLIETLVRLRDLGNTLIVVEHDEDTIRTADWVVDIGPGAGEHGGRIVHSGTYDKLLVNEESVTGAYLSGRKEIATPQHRRPATPGRELTVVGAREHNLRNVSVAFPLGQFIAVTGVSGSGKSTLVNDILYTVLANQINGARMVPGRHTRVTGLEHVDKVVGVDQSPIGRTPRSNPATYTGVFDNIRKLFAETTEAKVRGYGPGRFSFNVKGGRCENCAGDGTIKIEMNFLPDVYVPCEVCKGARYNRETLEVHYKGKTIAEVLEMPIEEGAEFFEAIPAIHRHLKTLVDVGLGYVRLGQSAPTLSGGEAQRVKLASELQKRSTGRTVYVLDEPTTGLHFEDIRKLLLVLQGLVDKGNTVIVIEHNLDVIKSADHLIDMGPEGGHRGGSVLATGTPEQLAAVAESYTGQFLAPMLAKAPAAAVTPPRARKSRSKATVG, encoded by the coding sequence GTTCACCGGGCTGAGCGGCTCCGGCAAGTCGAGCCTCGCCTTCGACACGATCTTCGCGGAGGGCCAGCGGCGTTACGTCGAGTCGCTGTCGTCGTACGCCCGGCAGTTCCTGGGCCAGATGGACAAGCCCGACGTCGACTTCATCGAGGGCCTGAGCCCCGCGGTCTCCATCGACCAGAAGTCGACCTCGCGCAACCCGCGCTCGACCGTGGGCACGATCACCGAGGTGTACGACTACCTCCGCCTGCTGTTCGCCCGGGTGGGCCAGCCGCACTGCCCCGTCTGCGGTCACCTGATCAGCCGGCAGAGCCCGCAGCAGATCGTGGACCGTGTCCTCGCGATGGCCGAGGGCACCCGCTTCCAGGTGCTCGCGCCGGTGATCCGCGGCCGCAAGGGCGAATACCTGGACCTCTTCTCCGACCTGCAGAGCAAGGGCTTCGCCCGGGTACGCGTCGACGGCGTGGTGCACCCGCTGGGCGAGGTGCCGAAGCTGGCCAAGCAGAAGAAGCACGACATCGAGGTGGTCGTCGACCGCCTCGCCGTCAAGGAGAGCTCGAAGCAGCGGCTCACCGACTCGGTGGAGACCGCGCTCGGCCTGGCCGGCGGCATCGTGATCATGGACTTCGTCGACCTGCCCGAGGACGACGAGCACCGCGAGCGCAAGTTCTCCGAGAACCTGGCCTGCCCCAACGAGCACCAGCTCGGCATCGAGGACCTGGAGCCGCGGGTCTTCTCCTTCAACTCGCCGTACGGCGCGTGCCCGGAGTGCACCGGCCTGGGCACCAAGAAGGAGGTCGACTCCGAGCTGGTCGTGCCCGACCCGGAGAAGAGCCTCGCCGAGGGCGCGATCTCGCCGTGGGCCGGCGGGCAGACCCAGGAGTACTTCTCCCGCCTGCTGGAGGCGCTCGGCGAGGAGAACGGCTTCGACATGGACACCCCGTGGCGGGCCATCTCGGCGCGCGGGCAGAAGCTGATCCTGCACGGCGCGGAGAACCAGGTGCACGTGCGCTACCGCAACAAGTACGGCCGCGAGCGCTCGTACTACTCCGGCTTCGAGGGTGTGATCCCCTGGCTGGAGCGACGCCACTCGGACACCGAGAGCGAGTGGTCGCGGGAGAAGTACGAGGGCTACATGCGGGAGGTGCCGTGCTCGGTCTGCGCGGGCACCCGGCTCAAGCCCGAGGTGCTGGCGGTGACCCTGGACGGGCGCAACATCGCCGAGCTGTGCGCGCTGTCGGTGGGCGAGGCCGCGGTGGTGCTGGCCGGGCTGGAGCTGGACGACCGGCAGCGCTTCATCGCCGAGCGGGTGCTCAAGGAGATCAACGCGCGGCTGCGCTTCCTGGTCGACGTCGGCCTGGACTACCTGTCGCTGAACCGGCCGTCGGGCTCGCTGTCCGGCGGTGAGGCCCAGCGCATCCGGCTGGCCACGCAGATCGGCTCCGGCCTGGTCGGCGTGCTGTACGTGCTGGACGAGCCGTCGATCGGCCTGCACCAGCGGGACAACCACCGGCTGATCGAGACCCTGGTTCGGCTGCGCGACCTGGGCAACACCCTGATCGTGGTGGAGCACGACGAGGACACCATCCGCACCGCCGACTGGGTGGTGGACATCGGTCCGGGCGCGGGGGAGCACGGCGGCCGCATCGTGCACAGCGGGACGTACGACAAGCTGCTGGTCAACGAGGAGTCGGTGACCGGGGCATACCTGTCGGGCCGCAAGGAGATCGCGACCCCGCAGCACCGCCGCCCGGCGACCCCGGGGCGCGAGCTGACCGTCGTCGGAGCGCGGGAGCACAACCTGCGCAACGTGTCGGTGGCGTTCCCGCTGGGGCAGTTCATCGCGGTCACCGGCGTGTCCGGGTCGGGCAAGTCGACGCTGGTCAACGACATCCTGTACACGGTGCTGGCGAACCAGATCAACGGGGCGCGCATGGTGCCGGGGCGGCACACCCGGGTCACCGGGCTGGAGCACGTGGACAAGGTCGTCGGCGTCGACCAGTCGCCGATCGGGCGCACCCCGCGGTCGAACCCGGCCACCTACACGGGCGTGTTCGACAACATCCGCAAGCTGTTCGCGGAGACGACCGAGGCGAAGGTGCGCGGCTACGGGCCGGGGCGCTTCTCGTTCAACGTCAAGGGCGGGCGCTGCGAGAACTGCGCGGGCGACGGCACCATCAAGATCGAGATGAACTTCCTGCCCGACGTGTACGTGCCGTGTGAGGTGTGCAAGGGCGCCCGGTACAACCGGGAGACGCTGGAGGTGCACTACAAGGGCAAGACCATCGCCGAGGTGCTGGAGATGCCGATCGAGGAGGGGGCCGAGTTCTTCGAGGCCATCCCCGCGATCCACCGCCACCTCAAGACGCTGGTCGACGTCGGCCTGGGCTACGTGCGGCTGGGGCAGAGCGCGCCGACCCTGTCCGGCGGCGAGGCGCAGCGCGTGAAGCTCGCCTCCGAGCTGCAGAAGCGCTCCACCGGGCGCACCGTGTACGTGCTCGACGAGCCGACCACCGGCCTGCACTTCGAGGACATCCGCAAGCTGCTGCTGGTGCTGCAGGGGCTGGTCGACAAGGGCAACACGGTGATCGTCATCGAGCACAACCTCGACGTGATCAAGTCCGCGGACCACCTGATCGACATGGGTCCCGAGGGCGGCCACCGCGGCGGCAGCGTGCTCGCGACCGGCACCCCGGAGCAGCTCGCGGCCGTCGCCGAGAGCTACACCGGCCAGTTCCTGGCCCCCATGCTCGCCAAGGCCCCCGCCGCCGCGGTCACCCCGCCCCGCGCCCGCAAGTCCCGCAGCAAGGCCACGGTGGGCTGA